The following is a genomic window from bacterium.
AGGCAGACCTGTCCAAAAAAACAGCTCCGGGACTTCACCCCAATACGAAGCTTCCGCCGGACCTACGACAACTACTTGAGGTTCGAGCAACGCTTGTTGAACGACGGTTCGCCACAGCGCTCCCGGCACGAAAATGCCATTCCCATTTTTTGCAAACTCCGATAATCCCTTTACATCAAATGCAAGTTCCTCGATAAAGAATGTATTTTTCCCATTCCAGATCAAAGGAATACGTTTTGACAAAGGCGATTCAACCCAAAACCAGCCGGTGCGGTCGCGAAACAATTCGGCTTGAATGTTTCCGTAACGCCGTTTGACTCGATCGATCCCGGTCTGTAATGCACGCAAACCATCCGGTAAGTTTAAAAACCACTCCGAGATCGTGTTGCGAAAGTTTGTTTCATCCGGCTCGATCAAAAATGGCAAACCAGAGAAAAACGTGCTGCCGTTTCCTGCAATACACGTTTGCAACGCGGTAAAAGAACGCATGACGCTTGTTTCTCGCAAGGCGTCCAGTACTTCGGAAAACTCTGGCCGGTTGATCCGATCACCGAGTTTAGTAATAAAATCTTTCGGTAACGGACGCATTCCCACTGGCACACCTGGAGAATCGTCCTGCCATTTTGCGCCGGGTATGTCGGAAGAGAGGTGGGCGATTTCATTCCAGTCGCTGTCGCCGACTTCCACCCAAAACCAACTCTTTCCCTCGGTTCCGGCAATCGTTTCGGAAGTCCATCGTTTAAAGGTTGTATACAGCGGGCCGCCGCCAAAGCCCGATTGTTGCCCGGTAGCCGTTGTTTCACCGGTTGTCTCGACACACTCGGTAATTCCTGCCGGATAAGACTCATGATCTTCACCGGATAACCCAGCTTTTACGGTGGAAGGAAGGTTGGTTTCCAACCAGGAATGTTGTTTAACGATTTTGAACATAACAGGATATCACCCGGTTGGCATGGTTTTCGTCGAAGATGTCACCCGCATAGCTGCCAAAACGGTCAACTAAACGGAGGTTACAAGTAGCCGCCATCTCATCTATATGGGCGGTTGGATACAGTCGAAGTTGTTCTTCCCACGACTCACCATTGGACAACAGGATAGTTTTTCGGATTTTATCGCCAATTCGTTCGCGCTTGATTTCTGCGGTCACCCCGTCAGGAAAAGTAAAGTGACTGGTTGCAACAATTTCGTTCAACGCGCGATAAGGCATAGTATCTAAAAGAAAAGTGCCCCCTGGAACCAGAACCCGGGATGTTTCATTTAATTGTTGTTGATCGAACGATTCGTCGGAAAAGTAACCGAAACTGGAAAATAAACTGACAACCTGTTGAAAAGTTTCATTTCTAAACGGAAAGTGCAACAAAT
Proteins encoded in this region:
- the bshC gene encoding bacillithiol biosynthesis BshC; protein product: MFKIVKQHSWLETNLPSTVKAGLSGEDHESYPAGITECVETTGETTATGQQSGFGGGPLYTTFKRWTSETIAGTEGKSWFWVEVGDSDWNEIAHLSSDIPGAKWQDDSPGVPVGMRPLPKDFITKLGDRINRPEFSEVLDALRETSVMRSFTALQTCIAGNGSTFFSGLPFLIEPDETNFRNTISEWFLNLPDGLRALQTGIDRVKRRYGNIQAELFRDRTGWFWVESPLSKRIPLIWNGKNTFFIEELAFDVKGLSEFAKNGNGIFVPGALWRTVVQQALLEPQVVVVGPAEASYWGEVPELFFWTGLP
- a CDS encoding class I SAM-dependent methyltransferase — translated: MPNCNPWYTTAFNPRYPHLYSHRDNRETELLYDTLRARNLLFHDGFSLDAACGTGRWLRCLRTHNHRAVGFDLSSSQLSATHDLMTVRADLLHFPFRNETFQQVVSLFSSFGYFSDESFDQQQLNETSRVLVPGGTFLLDTMPYRALNEIVATSHFTFPDGVTAEIKRERIGDKIRKTILLSNGESWEEQLRLYPTAHIDEMAATCNLRLVDRFGSYAGDIFDENHANRVISCYVQNR